A single genomic interval of Vibrio gallicus harbors:
- the fusA gene encoding elongation factor G: MTDLSKYRNIGIFAHVDAGKTTTTERILKLTGQIHKTGEVHDGESTTDFMEQEAERGITIQSAAVSCFWKDHRLNVIDTPGHVDFTVEVYRSLKVLDGGVGVFCGSGGVEPQSETNWRYANESEVARLIFVNKLDRMGADFYNVVDQVKNVLGATPLVMVLPIGREDEFVGVVDLLTRKAYVWDDTGLPENYEIQDVPADMVDDVEQYREELIETAVEQDDDLMMAYMDGEEPSIEDIKRCIRKGTNELAFFPTYCGSAFKNKGVQIVLDAVVDYLPSPTEVDPQPLMDEEGNETGNHAIVSADETFKALAFKIMDDRFGALTFVRIYSGKLNKGDTILNSFTGKTERVGRMVEMQADDRNELTSAQAGDIIAIVGMKNVQTGHTLCDPKDQVTLEPMVFPTPVISIAVSPKDKGGSEKMGIAIGKMVAEDPSFQVETDEETGETILKGMGELHLDIKVDILKRTYGVDLTVGAPQVAYRETITQPIEDSYTHKKQSGGSGQFGKIDYRIKPGEAGSGFSFKSSVVGGNVPKEFWPAVEKGFASMMENGVLAGFPTLDVEVELFDGGFHAVDSSAIAFEIAAKGAFRQSMPKAGAQLLEPIMHVDVFTPDDHVGDVIGDLNRRRGMIKDQQAGVTGVRIKADVPLSEMFGYIGHLRTITSGRGQFSMEFSHYAACPMNVAEEVIAKVKEEKAKK; the protein is encoded by the coding sequence ATGACTGATTTATCAAAATACAGAAATATTGGTATTTTCGCGCACGTTGATGCGGGTAAAACCACGACAACTGAGCGTATCCTAAAGCTTACCGGCCAGATCCACAAAACTGGTGAAGTTCATGATGGTGAATCAACTACTGACTTCATGGAACAGGAAGCTGAGCGCGGTATTACTATCCAGTCAGCAGCCGTAAGCTGTTTCTGGAAAGATCACCGTCTAAACGTTATCGATACTCCTGGACACGTTGACTTCACAGTTGAAGTTTACCGTTCACTTAAAGTACTTGATGGCGGTGTTGGCGTATTCTGTGGTTCTGGTGGTGTTGAACCACAATCAGAAACTAACTGGCGTTACGCTAACGAATCAGAAGTAGCTCGTCTGATTTTCGTTAACAAACTAGACCGTATGGGTGCAGATTTCTACAACGTTGTTGACCAAGTTAAAAACGTTCTAGGTGCAACTCCTCTAGTTATGGTTCTACCAATCGGCCGCGAAGATGAATTCGTTGGTGTTGTAGACCTTCTAACTCGTAAAGCATACGTTTGGGATGACACTGGTCTTCCTGAAAACTACGAAATCCAAGATGTTCCTGCGGACATGGTTGACGACGTAGAGCAATACCGTGAAGAGCTAATCGAGACAGCTGTTGAGCAAGACGATGACCTAATGATGGCTTACATGGACGGCGAAGAGCCTTCTATCGAAGACATTAAGCGTTGTATCCGTAAAGGTACTAACGAACTAGCGTTCTTCCCAACATACTGTGGTTCTGCATTTAAGAACAAGGGCGTACAAATCGTTCTTGACGCAGTTGTTGATTACCTACCTTCTCCAACAGAAGTTGATCCTCAACCTCTTATGGACGAAGAAGGCAACGAAACTGGCAACCACGCTATCGTGTCTGCTGACGAAACATTCAAAGCGCTTGCATTCAAAATCATGGATGACCGCTTCGGTGCTCTAACTTTCGTTCGTATTTACTCTGGTAAATTGAACAAAGGTGACACCATCTTGAACTCATTCACTGGTAAAACAGAGCGTGTTGGCCGTATGGTTGAGATGCAAGCTGATGACCGTAACGAACTAACTAGCGCACAAGCTGGTGACATCATTGCGATCGTTGGTATGAAGAACGTTCAAACTGGTCACACTCTATGTGATCCAAAAGATCAAGTAACTCTAGAGCCAATGGTATTCCCAACTCCAGTAATCTCTATCGCTGTATCTCCAAAAGATAAAGGCGGTTCTGAAAAAATGGGTATCGCTATCGGTAAAATGGTTGCAGAAGATCCATCTTTCCAAGTTGAAACTGACGAAGAAACTGGCGAAACCATCCTTAAAGGTATGGGTGAGCTTCACCTAGACATCAAAGTTGACATCCTTAAGCGTACTTACGGTGTTGACCTAACTGTTGGTGCTCCTCAGGTTGCTTACCGTGAAACTATCACTCAACCAATTGAAGATAGCTACACGCATAAGAAACAGTCTGGTGGTTCTGGTCAGTTCGGTAAGATCGACTACCGCATCAAGCCAGGCGAAGCTGGTTCAGGTTTCTCGTTCAAATCATCAGTTGTTGGTGGTAACGTTCCTAAGGAATTCTGGCCTGCAGTTGAGAAAGGTTTTGCATCTATGATGGAAAACGGTGTTCTTGCTGGTTTCCCAACTCTAGACGTTGAAGTTGAACTATTCGACGGTGGCTTCCACGCAGTGGATTCATCTGCAATCGCATTTGAAATCGCAGCGAAAGGCGCATTCCGTCAATCAATGCCTAAAGCTGGTGCTCAACTTCTTGAGCCAATCATGCACGTTGACGTGTTCACTCCAGACGATCACGTAGGTGACGTTATCGGTGACCTTAACCGTCGTCGTGGTATGATCAAAGATCAACAAGCTGGTGTTACTGGTGTTCGTATTAAAGCTGACGTACCTCTTTCTGAGATGTTCGGCTACATCGGTCACCTACGTACAATTACTTCTGGTCGTGGTCAGTTCTCTATGGAGTTCTCTCACTACGCAGCATGCCCAATGAACGTGGCAGAAGAAGTAATTGCTAAAGTTAAAGAAGAAAAAGCTAAGAAGTAA